A genomic segment from Juglans regia cultivar Chandler chromosome 14, Walnut 2.0, whole genome shotgun sequence encodes:
- the LOC109016463 gene encoding uncharacterized protein LOC109016463, with protein sequence MADWSPYTKNHFPFSELNSPIQPSRRTQAPEFINQKFLTKFWELLHLLFIGIVVSYGLFGRRNVELGIDENHSNFDISQSSVSRMFHVSSIFEDGFENPCGPDETSLINSWNSQYIESEHINSCDRSSGVGEKCKSRYGRDRNNVVQAWSSQYFQGEPTVVVAQPNYSVEKWGRTASLIDHKPLGLPVRSLKSKVRKLDCPEFISGSESGSGSNVTSRSDRSRSGNFGDLGPMNLEQRFNEAAAAASPIPWRSRSIRTETRNEAGDVNLPTHFRPLSVDETQFESLKSPSVRSTGSFSSQSSSVSSSSSISSELQNSRTEDLGKSKSFLGAFREASPSPSPPTPRNGKASSNALHSRHCSIGSVYGRDAFRNSEDELKEKSRSRREDPSDSEDCRMDLLKSNMNPASPTEAFLRGKSVRNASSNALHSRHCSSDSVSGRDDFRNSEDELKEKSRSRREDPSDSEDCRTDLLKSNMNPASPTKAFLRGKSVRNASSNALHSRHCSSGSVSGRDAFRNSEDELKEKSRSRREEPSDSEDCWTDLLKSNMNPASPTKAFLRGKSVRTIRASALTAGAIKKEERHQNQNNDKAEKKHQNLDEACMRKDKTKVGLDDWMIGSSEQRIDNLCPMPKATFSEFRKKEKEEFYENLASGFEEDLQSERENLEVSSDEYDVSASVNDSVPSSDEVDKRADEFIAKFREQIMLQKMASIERSRGLQMGRNRFR encoded by the exons ATGGCGGATTGGAGCCCTTACACCAAGAACCACTTCCCATTTTCAGAGCTGAACTCACCAATCCAACCATCCCGCAGAACCCAAG CTCCTGAATTTATCAACCAAAAATTTCTCACCAAGTTCTGGGAGCTCCTTCACCTTCTCTTCATCGGCATTGTTGTGTCATATGGCTTGTTTGGTCGAAGAAATGTCGAACTGGGCATCGACGAAAATCACTCAAATTTCGATATTTCCCAGTCTTCTGTGTCTAGGATGTTTCATGTTTCTTCTATTTTCGAAGATGGTTTTGAAAATCCATGTGGGCCTGATGAAACCAGTCTCATTAATAGTTGGAATTCTCAGTACATTGAGAGTGAGCATATTAATAGTTGCGATCGTAGCAGTGGTGTTGGGGAAAAGTGTAAAAGCCGATATGGGCGCGATCGGAACAATGTGGTTCAAGCTTGGAGTTCTCAGTACTTTCAAGGTGAACCTACGGTGGTAGTGGCTCAACCGAATTATAGTGTAGAGAAATGGGGCAGAACCGCATCCCTGATTGATCATAAGCCGTTGGGATTGCCCGTTAGGAGCTTAAAATCGAAGGTGAGAAAGCTAGACTGTCCCGAGTTTATTAGTGGAAGTGAATCTGGGTCAGGTTCAAATGTTACATCTAGGTCTGATAGAAGCAGAAGTGGGAATTTTGGGGATTTAGGCCCTATGAATTTGGAGCAGAGGTTTAATGAAGCTGCTGCTGCGGCTTCGCCAATTCCATGGCGTTCGAGATCTATAAGGACGGAAACGAGAAATGAAGCGGGGGATGTGAACCTCCCTACGCATTTCAGGCCTCTCTCGGTTGATGAAACTCAATTTGAGTCGCTCAAATCACCGTCTGTCAGGTCCACAGGATCTTTCTCATCCCAAAGTAGTTCAGTCTCTTCCTCAAGCTCTATTTCCTCAGAGTTACAAAACTCGAGGACGGAAGATTTGGGAAAAAGTAAGAGTTTTCTTGGGGCTTTTCGTGAGGCttcaccatcaccatcaccacCAACACCAAGAAATGGAAAGGCTTCGTCGAATGCACTTCATTCTCGGCATTGTAGTATTGGTTCTGTATATGGAAGGGATGCTTTTAGAAACTCAGAAGATGAGTTAAAGGAAAAGAGTAGGAGTAGAAGAGAGGATCCATCAGATAGTGAGGACTGCCGGATGGATTTGTTGAAATCGAACATGAATCCAGCAAGCCCCACGGAAGCTTTTTTAAGGGGAAAATCAGTGAGGAATGCTTCGTCGAATGCACTTCATTCTCGGCATTGTAGTAGTGATTCTGTATCAGGAAGGGATGATTTTAGAAACTCGGAAGATGAGTTAAAGGAAAAGAGTAGGAGTAGAAGAGAGGATCCATCAGATAGTGAGGACTGCAGGACGGATTTGTTGAAATCAAACATGAATCCAGCAAGCCCTACGAAAGCTTTTTTAAGGGGAAAATCAGTGAGGAATGCTTCGTCGAATGCACTTCATTCTCGGCATTGTAGTAGTGGTTCTGTATCAGGAAGGGATGCTTTTAGAAACTCGGAAGATGAGTTAAAGGAAAAGAGTAGGAGTAGAAGAGAGGAGCCTTCAGATAGCGAGGACTGCTGGACGGATTTATTGAAATCAAACATGAATCCAGCAAGCCCCACAAAAGCTTTTTTAAGGGGAAAATCAGTGAGAACAATTAGAGCTAGTGCACTGACTGCAGGTGcaataaaaaaggaagagagacatcaaaaccaaaataatgacAAAGCTGAAAAGAAGCATCAAAATTTGGATGAGGCATGCATGAGAAAAGATAAAACCAAAGTTGGACTTGATGATTGGATGATTGGCTCCAGTGAGCAACGTATTGATAACTTGTGCCCTATGCCAAAGGCAACATTCTCAGAGTTCCGCaagaaggaaaaggaagaaTTCTATGAGAATTTAGCTTCAGGGTTTGAAGAAGACTTGCAGAGTGAGCGTGAAAACCTTGAAGTAAGCTCAGATGAATATGATGTGTCTGCTTCTGTCAACGATTCTGTACCATCCTCTGATGAGGTTGATAAGAGGGCTGATGAGTTTATTGCTAAGTTTAGAGAGCAGATCATGCTTCAGAAAATGGCATCAATTGAAAGATCAAGAGGGCTACAGATGGGCAGAAACCGTTTTAGATGA
- the LOC109016452 gene encoding actin-related protein 2/3 complex subunit 5A yields MAATGGFVETDNAEAIITRIEHKSRKIESLLKQSKPVEALKTALEGSPPMTRDERCKSANWIVVHRAIMAIKDVDGLLSSLDAEYYDILMKYLYRGLSTGDRPTCDQCLRIHEKLTERAGLGCILRSLADTVNAV; encoded by the exons ATGGCAGCAACAGGGGGATTTGTGGAGACAGACAATGCAGAGGCCATAATCACAAGAATTGAGCACAAATCTCGAAAGATAGAGAGCCTACTAAAGCA ATCTAAACCAGTTGAAGCTTTGAAAACTGCTCTCGAAGGCTCGCCTCCAATGACCCGAGACGAACGTTGCAAG TCGGCAAATTGGATAGTGGTCCATCGAGCGATAATGGCTATAAAGGATGTGGACGGGTTGCTTTCTTCTTTGGATGCCGAGTACTATGATATCCTCATGAA GTACTTGTACAGAGGGTTGTCTACTGGAGATCGTCCCACATGTGATCAGTGCCTTCGCATCCATGAAAAACTGACAGAGAGAGCTGGTTTGGGATGCATACTACGTTCCCTTGCCGACACCGTGAATGCTGTTTAA
- the LOC109016442 gene encoding homeobox-leucine zipper protein HAT3 yields MGEREKMGKKDDGLGLGLSLSLGCGTGNQGSWENNPIHKPSQLVQNHTDQKGPWNELFQLPDRNPDTRSFLGGVDVNRLPSMVDCEDENGVSSPNSTVSSISGKRGERSEPNGEENEAERTSCSRGSDEEDGSGCDTSRKKLRLSKEQSLVLEETFKEHNTLNPKQKLALARQLNLSPRQVEVWFQNRRARTKLKQTEVDCEYMKRCCENLTEENRRLQKEVQELRALKLSPQLYMHMNPPTTLTMCPSCERVAVSSSSSTPPSSSTVAAPVGPNRHRVAPHVQRPVPIYPWATLPIHNRPSDVPASRS; encoded by the exons atgggagaaagagagaaaatgggtAAGAAAGATGATGGTTTGGGGTTGGGTTTGAGTTTGAGCTTGGGTTGTGGTACTGGGAATCAGGGTTCTTGGGAAAATAATCCCATCCACAAGCCTTCACAGTTGGTGCAAAACCATACTGATCAGAAGGGTCCATGGAATGAGCTGTTTCAGTTACCTG ACAGAAACCCAGATACGAGGTCGTTCCTGGGAGGAGTGGACGTGAACCGGTTGCCATCGATGGTGGACTGTGAGGATGAAAATGGAGTTTCTTCGCCGAACAGCACGGTTTCGAGCATAAGCGGGAAGAGGGGCGAGAGATCGGAGCCAAACGGAGAAGAAAACGAGGCCGAGAGGACTTCATGCTCTCGCGGGAGCGACGAGGAAGACGGCAGTGGCTGCGACACGTCCAGGAAGAAGTTGAGGCTGTCCAAGGAGCAGTCTCTGGTGCTGGAGGAGACCTTCAAGGAGCATAATACTCTCAATCCG AAGCAAAAGCTGGCTTTGGCAAGGCAGCTGAATCTTAGCCCGAGACAAGTGGAGGTGTGGTTTCAGAACAGGAGGGCAAG GACTAAGTTGAAGCAGACTGAGGTAGATTGTGAATACATGAAGAGGTGTTGTGAGAATCTAACCGAGGAGAACAGGAGGCTGCAGAAGGAGGTTCAGGAGCTTAGAGCTCTGAAACTCTCTCCACAGCTTTACATGCACATGAACCCTCCCACAACACTCACCATGTGCCCTTCATGTGAGCGTGTGGctgtctcctcctcctcctccactcccccttcctcctccaccgtGGCTGCCCCAGTTGGCCCGAACCGCCACCGAGTTGCCCCCCATGTCCAACGGCCCGTACCCATTTACCCCTGGGCGACATTGCCCATCCATAATCGGCCATCCGATGTGCCTGCGTCACGATCATAA
- the LOC109016414 gene encoding transcription termination factor MTEF18, mitochondrial: protein MPIPKSLFTILTHHFSTTRKPPNLSKIPSKYRPQAIKEAQKALTEYLHTTRNLPYTFAEHIAKNSMFSVSNLIAKLDFSPSDFFKKFQRLLRYHPVNEFEFFFESIGICYGELNGFLPANKFFFSEDGTVLNAACALSGFGFPWTRLGKLYKDDVSIFSKSSEELKTKLCGFKGYGLSNVSVIGICLTFPHVLGGEDELGDEVDALFDDLKRVFVDFDLASYIEGNVDAWYEVCRKIRLFYDLGCEKGTAGELMGRSKHVFLEYPEEVLAQKAEYFCRFGVKEDAGLLLLRLPDILKLDLETPVISVLGFLKHFGLNSSELRSIGQKYPYVLGRNKMANLPHVMKALNLHEWFFHRINSGNHQLLANYVLIDPEEDLDKEFGDGLEKIQSSRTPTHTMNKLKFLHGIGFGENALTMKVLAHLHGTSIELQERFDCFLCVGVEFSKLCRMIGSTPKVMNQKPETIEQKVNFLNQEMGISLQYLDVFPAFLCFNLENRIKPRYRFHVWLAEKGFCTKTYSIASIIATSEKNFVARLSAIHPDAPKWWSEHYSNKKPLGS, encoded by the coding sequence ATGCCCATCCCCAAGTCTCTGTTCACCATCCTCACCCACCACTTCTCTACCACCAGAAAGCCCCCAAACCTTTCCAAGATCCCCTCCAAATACAGGCCCCAAGCCATCAAAGAAGCCCAGAAGGCTCTCACGGAGTACCTCCATACCACCAGGAACTTACCCTACACCTTTGCCGAGCACATTGCTAAGAACTCCATGTTTTCGGTCTCCAACCTCATCGCCAAGCTCGATTTCTCGCCCTCCGATTTCTTCAAGAAGTTCCAGAGGCTCCTCAGGTACCATCCCGTcaatgaatttgaatttttctttgaaagcaTTGGTATTTGTTATGGTGAACTTAATGGGTTTTTGCCTGCCAACAAGTTCTTTTTCTCCGAAGATGGGACTGTTTTGAATGCGGCTTGTGCTCTTTCGGGATTTGGGTTTCCGTGGACTAGGTTGGGGAAGTTGTATAAGGACGATGTTTCGATTTTCAGTAAGAGTTCGGAGGAGTTGAAGACTAAGCtatgtgggtttaagggatatGGATTGAGCAATGTTTCCGTGATCGGTATTTGTTTAACTTTTCCGCATGTGTTGGGTGGGGAAGATGAATTGGGGGATGAAGTTGACGCattgtttgatgatttgaaaAGGGTCTTTGTAGATTTTGATTTGGCGAGTTATATTGAGGGAAATGTGGATGCTTGGTATGAGGTCTGTAGGAAAATTCGGTTGTTTTATGATTTGGGTTGTGAGAAAGGAACGGCAGGGGAGCTGATGGGTAGGAGCAAGCACGTTTTCCTCGAATACCCAGAAGAGGTTTTGGCCCAAAAAGCGGAGTACTTTTGTAGATTTGGTGTTAAGGAGGATGCTGGTTTGTTGCTACTTCGGCTCCCAGATATTTTGAAACTTGACTTGGAAACACCGGTGATTTCAGTGCTGGGATTCTTGAAACATTTCGGATTGAACTCAAGCGAATTAAGGTCCATTGGTCAGAAGTACCCTTACGTGTtgggaagaaataaaatggCTAATTTGCCTCATGTGATGAAGGCTTTGAATCTACACGAATGGTTCTTCCATAGAATTAATAGTGGTAATCATCAATTGTTAGCTAATTACGTCCTTATTGATCCTGAAGAAGACTTGGATAAGGAATTCGGAGATGGCTTGGAGAAGATCCAATCTTCAAGAACCCCTACTCATACtatgaataaattaaaattcttgCATGGGATTGGGTTTGGCGAAAATGCCTTGACCATGAAGGTGCTAGCTCACTTGCATGGCACTAGTATTGAGCTGCAGGAGCGGTTTGATTGCTTCCTTTGTGTTGGTGTGGAATTCTCAAAGCTCTGCAGGATGATAGGGTCAACGCCAAAGGTCATGAACCAAAAACCAGAAACTATTGAGCAGAAAGTGAACTTCCTCAACCAGGAAATGGGAATCTCTTTACAGTACCTAGATGTTTTTCCtgcatttttgtgttttaacCTAGAGAACCGGATTAAACCCAGGTACAGATTTCATGTGTGGCTTGCAGAAAAGGGTTTCTGTACAAAAACCTATTCCATTGCAAGCATAATAGCCACAAGTGAAAAGAATTTTGTAGCTCGCCTTTCTGCAATTCATCCAGATGCTCCAAAATGGTGGTCTGAGCATTACTCAAACAAAAAACCATTGGGGTCATAG